The following is a genomic window from Parabacteroides johnsonii DSM 18315.
AAGGTTTTGCTCCGTCGAACGACAAACAATATAACTGGTTTCTGAAAGCGGAAAACAACTGGAACCAGGTTTGCAATACCGGTTTGGTATATGGAGCCCTTGCCCTTTTGGACTCGGATGGCAAGGAGGCGGCTGCTGTCATCGAACGGGCTATGTCGTCTGTCCCCCTGTCGATGAAAGTGTATGCCCCTGACGGCAACTATCCGGAAGGATATAATTATTGGGGATATGGGACGAGTTTCAACGTGATGTTGATCGCTGCGCTGGAATCGGCTCTCGGTTCGGACGGTGGGCTGAGTACGGTGGAGGGCTTTATGCCTTCGGCCCGCTTCATGCAGTATATGGCGGGGACGACCGGTCTTGCCTTCAATTTCAGTGATGCACGCGAAACGACTCAATCTTTTCCAGCCATGTTTTGGTATGCATCCAAATTGGGCGATCCTTCCTTGCTCTGGAACGAAAAAATATTCCTGACACGCGAGGATACGCATTTTACTGCGGAGGAAGAGCGTTTCTTGCCGATTATCCTGATCTATGGTTCCCGTTTCGATATGAAAGAAGTGACGCCGCCTGTCTCGAAAATCTGGACTGGACATGGAAAAGTGCCTGTAGCCCTGATCCGTACCGGATGGGACAAAGGAGAAGGTTTTTATGTCGGGATAAAAGGAGGAACGGCTTCGGCCAACCATGCCCATATGGATGCCGGCTCATTTGTGTTCGAAGCTCTGGGAGTACGCTGGGCGCAAGATTTGGGTATGCAGGAGTATTATTCGCTGGAAAAGGAGGGGGTGCGTTTGTGGAACGGTAATCAGGACGGGCAACGTTGGGATGTCTTCCGCTATAATAACTTTGTACATAATACGTTGACGGTGAACGGAGAGAAACACCAGGTAAAAGGAACGGTCCCGATCCTTGCTACCTATACGAAAGATGCACGGTTAGGGGCCAGTTTGGATATGACTTCACTGTTCGGCGGTAGTCTGAAAAAAGCGACACGCGAGGTCGTGCTTGTGAAGGAGCGGTATTTGCAGGTAACGGATCAGGTGCAGGCTGCCGGCAAACCGGCTTCCGTCCGGTGGACAATGGTCACATCCGCCACTCCTAAGTTGCTCGATCCTCACACGATGGAGTTGACGAAAGAAGGTAAGAAATTACATGTGATTATCGACAGCCCTTCGGCTGCTATATTTTCGGTGGTCGATAATGTTCCGTCTCACAGCTACGATGCTCCGAATCCCGGTTCCGTCCGGATTGTTTTTGATGCTGATGTGAAAGCCGGTCGGAAAGAAACTTTGAAAGTGCGTCTGGTTCCGGTTGTGGAATAATATATGAATGTACCGATATGCCGGGGTACGACAATACCGGTGAATGGGCATATCGGTATGCTTCAATTCCTGTTTGTTATTTACCGAAATCCCAGTTCCTGATGATTTGCAATATTTCCTCTTTCATCTCCTTCGTTATGTTGTTTTGTGTACTGGGCTGGAAGGCGAGAAACCTTTTGGCAGCCTTATGGAATTTGTCCGGATGTGAAAAAGAGGGGTGCGTATACAGTTTGGCGAGCAAGAAGTAGGTATATCCGTGTTCTGGCAGGATTCGACTGATTTCCAGTAGGTAACTTTCTGCTTTCCGGTATTGCTTGATCGCCTCTTCGTTTTCTGCAATTGCATAGTACAGTTCGGGAGCCGCACTTAGCTTTAAAGCCCTGTCCAACCACTTGATGGCAATATCGTGCTGCCCGGTCTTATAGAAACATTCTGCTCCTTCGTATAGGAAATCTGTCCGGTGGTATAACTGGACAAATAGGTCGGTATATCGGCTGGCTGCTTGTTCGTATGCCTGATCGTGATATAATTCCTGAAGCGTCTTCCATTCCTTATAGCTATAGTAGGTATCTTTCTGTCCATAGAAAAGAATGCAGGTGAGGGCGGCAGCGATGGCGCTGATATACGGGATGCTCCTCTGTGCCCGTTGCTTGTCGTGCTTCGGATTGGTCACACATATGACAGTCAGGAATAAGAGCAGGACCCAATAGGTCGGGAGTTGGAGCGGATAGGAATAAAGGGCGAAGATTCCGAGCGCCAGAATTCCGCCGGATGCTCCTATTTGTCTGTGTCTGATACCGTAATAGAGAGAAAATGCCAACCAAAAGATAAAGAGTAGCAAGCCTGTAATACCTAACTCAAGTCCTATCTGCAGATATTCGTTGTATGCATACCGGGGACAGGTTGCGGTCTGTTTTTCTTTGGAAGAGGCGGTAGCGGTTTCGAAATAGGCGGATTGTCCCTTTGCGTATGTGGCAGGAAAGCCGCCTATGCCCGTGCCGGTTACCGGATGTTCCATGATGGCCTGCGTCGTGATATTCCAGATCAAAAGCCGGCGGTCTCCAGCCTGGGCTTTTTGGATATTTCCGACTAGGATGATTGCCGCGATGATAACAAACAGGATAATCGAAGAGATGGCGAACAGTTGGATATGTTTCTGTATGGCTTCTTTCGTCTGTTTCCATCCGATCATCTTCATCCAGCAAACCCAGATCCCGGAAAGGATGGCAGCCATCCATACGGGTTGGTCGGTTTTGAAGAGTAAGGCCGTGATAATCAAAGTAGCTCCGAGAATAGAAAAATAGAACAGGAAGGTACGGGATTCCCACAAAGCGACTTTGTCACAATTCTTAAAACGGAGTAACGTATTCAGGCAGACCGGGAAAATGACCGCGATATAGCCGTAGAAAGGTTCCGGTTTCAGCGATGTTTCAAGCAGTCTGAAGACCGGATGGGTGATGGGAGCAGGATCGATAGAATGGCTGATCCCCCAGATGGCTGGAACGATTCCGGTGAATATGATGATCGTAATGAAAAACGGGCGTAATTCCTGGTGTGCCTGTAAAGCGCCTCTGAGCATAAACCAGAGGGCGACTAGCTGGGCGATGAAAAGGAAACGTTCCGGTTGAAGATTCTCGTCTTTGTCGTAAGAAACCAGTACGATACCGAATAGGAGCAACAATAAGGCGTCCGGTAATGAAAAGATAAAACGGCTTTTCCTTGTTGTAAATTCCATAAGTAGAACCCCACCGGCTAATAAGAGAGATGTGAAATGAAACCAGCAAACTTTTCCGGACAGCGTGCTGTCTGCTAATTCCGGATTCATGGCGAAGATTATACACAATAGTAACATTCCACTCGTTGCGAGTAAAAGTAATCTCAGATAACTAAAAAAATTATTCATAATTATATTTATTAAAATGTGAAAAAAACTCTGCGTTCTGTGGGTTGAGAGGCAGAGACCTTCTCACAGCTTATCTGTCAGGCATTGCCAAATAGATGGCAAGGAAATGGACCGATGCAAGTATACCCTATTTAAACAGAAAGAGAAGCCTGTGTGTTTTCCTTTTGGAAAGAAAGATTGGAACAGGCCTAAAGAGGTTGCAAAAGTAGATTTTGCTTTATTGAAGAGCAGATGTTAGAGTTGACATTTTGTTGACAATGTACAAACGGCGGGCATACAAAATATTTTAACGAGAAACGATAATCTCTATTTGAGTGGTAGGAGTTAAGGTTCGGGTTGTTTTTTCAATGTGAAAAGAGGCAGATAGAGGAAGATCCCCAAGATGGACATGGCGAGCCCGCCGATAGTACCGGCGGCCAGTGGAAACCAAAATGCTTCCTTATCCGGGCCTAACATGAACGGAATGAAACCTAAGATGGTCGAAACGACTGTGAGGAAAATGGGGGTGATCTTCGCATTCCAGGCTTTCAGATATGCCTTGTAGGGCGACATTAGCGGCTTACGCTGCCGGATTTGGTTGTATTCATTCAAAATGTAGATACTTGCGTTTACAGTTATACCGCACAGCAGGACGAAGGAGGCAAATCCTCCTTGGTCGAAATTCAGTTTGAACCAATAGAACGTGAGGAATACGCCGATGTAGGAGATCGGTATCACAAAGATAACGGCCAACGGCTGTTTCAGCGAATTGAACAGGATGCTGGTGGTAAAGAAGATAATGACGATGATCAGCAATAACAGAAGATATTGTTTATTGTCCTTCTTGTCCCAGTACCAGTAAGCGCTGTCCGACTTGGCTGTATATCCCATCGGCAGTATGGCGTTGATTTCTTTCAGGTCGCGTTCCTGTATCTTGTTTCCTTGGTTAGAAGCCCCGATATACTCGTATTGCAGGCAGAGGCGATATTGCTGGTTTACCTTGCAGACTTTTTGCGGCATCTGTCCTTTTTCGACACTGGCAAGCTCTGCTAACTTGTAAGGCTTGCCGTCGATCGTCTGTGGGACATACTGCATGCTCCATACATCGTATTCCTGTGACTGGCGGGAGGAGAGTTTCAGCTTCTCCGTCTCTTCATTGACGACGATCGTCCCGGTATAAATGTCTTTCCCGAAAACGGGGTTGATGGAGGCGAACAGGTCGATCGGCTGTATGTCTTCCTGGGCCAGCCGGGCTTTGTTGAGATTGAAGTAGAACTCCTGATAGTCGTCTTTCCACCATGAGAACTCCGAATTGATCAGCACCTCTTTGATGCGGCGGTGGGTGAGCAACTTGGCTTTCAGCCGTTCGGCCCATTCGTACAGCTCGTCGTAGTTGTAACCGTACATCTCGATGCGGAAAGAGCCGGCTCCTTCGCGTACATCGTTGCTGAATCCCTGGTCTTGCAAGCCGTAGACTTGCCAGCTGCCACCCCCTAACTCGAGCGCTTTGCTGATAATCTTGCTTTTCAGGGTGTATGGGAAACCGCTCCGTTCGCTCTCTTTCGTGAAGTAGATACGGATACCGGCTTGACGTGCACTGTAGACATTGGTCTGGAATTGCCGTATCTCTTTGAAGGTGCTGAGATAGGCCTCCATTCGTCCCATCAGGGTATTCATTTGTGACAAGGTCGTCCCATTCGGGAGCGATGCGCTGACAGACAGAACTGTTTCTTCGTTGCGGGTGAAGTAGCTTCCTTCATATACTTTCTGGACAAACAGGCGCAGGGTTCCGCCTAACGCCTTATCGACGATGGGTTTGATTTTTTCCTTATACGTCTCGTTAGAGGCGAATTTATTATATTTCTCGATCAGCAGGGAATCTGTTGCCGTGTAGACCTTCTTCTTGTCTTTCGTGTCGTATTCGATTTTCTCCGGTAACAGGAAAACCGGAATGCCGAATGCTAACAGTAAAATGAAACATGCCAGTTTCTTCCATCCGCAGAGGAAGTTGATTTGCCATTGATAGTACCGGTTGTAGTAGACGGGGAAACGCTTGAGAAAATGGTTCGTCCTTTTCCTGATCCGATTTCTCCATGTAGGCCCGGTCTCTTCTCCGGATGTTTTCTTTTTCCCGCTTTTTTTCCATTCCAGGTTCATCTTATCGATCAGGGCGGGAACCAGGAAAAGCGCGATTAACAGGGAAACTCCTAAATTGATGATGACGACAGCTGCAAAATCCTGTAAGTTGAGGCGTATTTTTTCATCTAAGAAGAAGATGATGACCAGTGCACCCATCGTTGTCAAGGTCGCTGCGAGTATGGACAGGATGGCCTTCCGGTTGTGTCGGTTTCGGATATGCTCCGTCATAACGATTGTGTTGTCGATCACCAGGCTAAGCGAGATTGTGACGCCGGCCAGCGAATAAAGCTGCATTTCCAACCCTAGCAGATAGTAAAGGATGACTGCTATACAGAGGTTGATCGAAAGACTGATGACAATCAGAAACAGATATTTTAGTTCGCGTGTGATCAGCAAGACGAACATCAGCAGGATCAGGACGGTGAGCCCTGTACGGACATAAATTTTGTTCAGCTCGTCCCGGATGAATTCGGTAGCGTCATAGCTGGTATGTATTTCATAGCCGGGAGGAAGCAAGGTGCGGATATGTTCCATTTCGGCTTTTACTAGTTTGGCAAGTTCCAGCTGGTTCGCTGTCTCCTCGGCGCGGATGGACAGGTAGATGGAATTCAAACCGTTGATACGGTAATAACTCTGCGGAGCCTCTTCCTGGCGGGTGACTTTTAGCAGTTGGTCCAGGCGGATCAGCTTGCCGTCTTTGTTCAGGACGGTTATAAGCGATGGGTTGAATCCATCTGTTTCGTTTTCAGGAACCAAAGCGAGACGTATCCACTGGCTGTTTTGTCCTCCTTCGCGCGAAGTTGCCAACTGAGTTTCCACGTTCCCGGTCCCTAAGAATTCTTTTTGATAATACTGGCTGATCGCTTTCTGTATATCCGGGATGCTGATACCTAACGTTGCCAGCTGACGGCTGTCATATTCCAGTCGCCATTCCATCGGGGTGGCGCCGCTGACATCGATGCGGTAGATGCCGGGAATCCCGCTTAGGCGGGGTTTTATCTGATCTTCGGCAAAGCGTTGAATGAATATGGGAGTGGCTGCCGCATTCAGTGTGTAGCTCATGAAGGGCCGTGCTTCCTTATCGTCCGGCCGGCTCATTTCCAGAACCGGATAGCTCAGTCCGTCCGGCAAGCTGGGCCATGTCTGCCGGATGATGGTAGATGCTTCGAAACGGGCGGCGTCGATATTGGTATGCTTGTCCAACTCGAGCGTGACATATCCCCATCCGTTGCCGGAGGTGGAATTGATCTCCTTGATCCCTTTGATGCGTGCTAACATTGCTTCGAGCCGTGAGGTTACTTCCATCTCTATCACGCGTGCCGAATTGCCTGGCATGTTATAGCTGATAGTCAGCTGCGGCAGCGTGCGCGACGGCGATAGCTTGATCGGTAGCAGCGGTATGAAAGCGATTCCCGCCAGCGCCACGCAAAGGAAGGTGACGATGATGGTGAAAGAGGATATTTTAGGAGATGCACTCATTATTCATTCTTTGTTACAATCCGTACTTATACTCGAACTCGTTCGAAAGAGAAATCCCCGTTTCGAAGTCATGCAACGTCAATTTTCGGATCTTATAATAACTTAGCCAGTAGTTCTGCAAAGCCGAAATATAGTTTCGCTGCGCCTCCTGCTGGCGGTTTAGCGACAGGGTAAGACTGTTGATATCTGCTTTTCCGATCATAAAGCGCTGCTTGGTTTCACTATAGGCTGTCTCTGCCAGGTCTACTGCTTCTTCGGCGCTTCCGATCAGGGCCTGCTGGATATTGAAATCGCCGACTGTCATAATCACGTCTTCTTCGACTGTCAATTCTTTTTGTTTGGCAGATGTTTCTGTGACAAGCAGGTTATTCTTGGCGACATTATGCTTCCCTTTTCGTACGCCCCAGTCCACCAACGGGATCGAAACGGACAAAGAGACGATTTCCTGCTGTTGCAGATTTTTGTAGGCGTCCTGTATGTTCTTGGACACCTGGTTGAACCCGATGCTGGCATTGATCTGAGCGTTGAACATCGCTTCTTTCTTAGTCTTGTCTACCTGCTGCTGAGCCTCTAATATTTGCTGGCGCAGTTCCAGGAAGGTCGGATTATTTGCACGTGCCAGTTCGAGCGCCTTGTCGACAGAGATTTCCATATCGCGTGGACGGCTCGGGAGGCGCAGGCGTATTTCCGTATTCTTGTCGAAGTTCAGGTAAGAGGCGAGGCTGAACATGGCACGTTTCAGGGCGATTTCCGCATTTTTCAATGTGTTGCGTGCGTTTACTGCATCCAATTTCAGTGTCAGCAAGTCTGCCTGGCTGATAGAAGCGATCTTATGCCGTTCCTGCCCTGTCCGGTATAGCGTGTCGGTAGTGGCGACATTTTCCTTGGCCAGATCGTATTCCACCTGTGCCATTGCCAGGGCGAAGAAATAGGTCGTTGCCTGTTCGCTCATTTGCTCTACATTATATAATAGCTCTTTCTTGACCTTCTCATATTTCAACGGCTCGATTTTCCGTTCCCATTTGAAAGCGTTATATCCCAATAAATCTTGCTGGTAGCCGAGGCGGATCGGAACCGATGAGAACTGGTTATAGGTCCGGTCGCCGAAATAGCGCATATAATCCAAATCCGTATCCAAATAGAACGTACCGCCTAAGAGGTCGAAATTTTGTTCGATCTCCAATTGCCCGCCCGCATAAAACGATTGTTGTTTTCGATATTCGTCGATATCTGCTTCCGAGTCGTATCGTTGAGTGAAGTAACGGCGGTATTGTGCCGGTGTCAGATTCAGGGTAAGGCTCGGCAGACGGCCTGCCTTGTAGGTCCGGTACTCCCAGTATCCGGCCAGGTACATGTTCTTGTACCGGAAAGCGTCCAGCGAACTGTCTGCTGCCAGTGTGATAGTCCGTTCCAGTGTCAGCGTGAGCTGTGCTTTTCCCGGAAGTACGCATAAGAGCATCAGCAAAGTGATGATGTATCTATAAACGAATTTTCTGTCCATAATTTCTAATTTTCAACTTTCAATTTTTTAATGTCATGTTTGCGATAAATGAACCAGTATATCAGCGGTATGACAAAAAGGCTGACTGCCGTACCGATCAGCATGGCCGAGATCATGGCGATGGAGAGCGGCTTTTGAAGTTCACTACCCATATCGAATGTGAAAAGCAGCGGAACCATTCCGAATATTGTCGTTAATGATGTCATGATGATAGGACGCAGGCGCCGCCGTCCGGCTTCATGTATGGCTTCCATAAGTGGGACTCCTTCTTTGCGGAGTTCGTTGATGGCATCCAGTTTCAGGATGGAGTCGTTGATGATGATACCGCAGGTCACGACGATACCGATGGCGCTCATCAGGTTCATAGTATGGCCGCATATCCACAGTACCAGTAAGGAGGCGGCCACGTCGATCGGGATTTCGAGCAGCACAATGAGCGGTTGCAGGAAACTTTCGAATTGGGCTGCCAGGATGAAATACATCAGCAGGATCGAAATGAACAAAATCACGACCAGTTCGTTCAGCATCTGCCGGTTGGAGAAGAAACTGCCTGAAAAATCAATATCCCAGTCGGTATCAACCTCTTTTTTCACGTCTTCCATCAACTGTCCGGCATTGTCTATATCATAGAAACTGAACGGAATGTATTCTCCGTTTTTCCCTGCCGTGATCGTTTTCAGATCCTCTCCCGGAGTGACACGCACCAGGGATTGCAGCGGGATATATCGTACGTTGCCTTCCGCGTCGGGAACAGTGTTTACCAATGTTTTCTGTAAGACCTCGTTAACCGTTTGTTCTTCCCCGGCCAATGCGATTGGCAGATATTGCTGGTAGGAGCGGAGCGTTGCTACTTCATTCTCCTTGAATGCTGTTTTCAGCAACCGGTATACTTCGTTGTAGTCGACGTTATAAAGCAGAAGTTTCTGCCTGTCTATCGTGATGTTCAACTGGTTGTCGAAGGTGATGCCGACAGGTGTATGCCCTGTTTTCGTCTCGATTTGCTGTTCTATCTTATGCAGGACGGAGGCTTCCGGCGCTTCGGATTTATTGCGGGTGTACAATTCGGCGACAATGTCGGCCTCACCCGTCACAAACAGTTTTTCGAATACCGTTTCGGGAGGTGAGAAGGAGATTACAGCCATCGGATAATGGGCTCTGATCCATTCTTCGACTGACTTCTGCAAAGGAGCGATTCCGTCCGGTTTCTCCGTCTTGAAATACAGTTCACTTTCGGAAACCGACATTTCACGGTCCCGGTTCAACAAGAACTGCTGTTGGCCTACATAGGCCGTGTGTTCTTTCACCTGATTGTCGATAGATGCGAATAACTGGCTGACACGAAACTGATTTTCATCTATGTGGATGTTTTCGTTCCATTCCACATGGGCGATCAGTTCGTTCTGATCAATCTCCGGCATACGGCTTTTCGGTATTTCGTAAAACAGGACAGCACATAGTGGAATTGTAACTGCTGTAAAAATTAAGGTCGCTTTTTTGTGACGGAATATGAAATCGACTCCGGCATCATAGAAACGGTCCAATGTATGCTCTTTCACCAGATTGTTGATCCGCATGTTGAAACCCTTGTGTTTGATATCCGGAATGCTGTATACCAGTTTATAAAGTACCGGCAGCAGCATGATTCCCGTGAAATAGGAAACCATCAGTCCGACGGTGACGGCAAAGGCCTGGTCGAAGAAGATTGCTCCTGCTATTCCGCTCATGAACACAAGTGGGACGAAAACGGCAATCGTTGTAAAAGTGGAACTCAGCATCGGGGTGATTACCTCGGTCGTTCCTTTATTGCAAGCCTCTTCCAGCGAATCCCCGCGTGCCCTGTATTGAGTGATGTTTTCTGTTACGATGATCGAACTGTCGATCATCATACCCAAAGCTAAGATCAGCCCGGAGATAGAAATGATATTCAGTGACATCTTGCAGAGATAGAAAAACAGGAAGCTGATAACCAAGCTTACCACCATACTTAACCCGATTACTGCCGGGCTCTTGATATCCCCTAAGAAAAGGATGGCTACGATACAAATAAAAAGGAATCCCAGCGACAAGTTCTGTTTCAAATTCGAGATGGTATAATCCAGTAATTCCGTTTGGTTACGGCTGATGCTGAAATCGATGTCCGGGTAAACGGAAGCGAAATAATCCGTCACTTCTGCCAATGCCTCTTTCATGTTATCCATATTTTCATCCGCCTGCTTGATTACGGCCAGTGTTACCGCCCGTTTCCCGTTGGAAAGGGAGGCTCCGGTCTCTTTCTCCGGCACGACGGAGATGCGTGCCAAATCTTTCAGTTGGAAGATATGGTTATTTTTCCTGATATAAATATTCTCGACATCTTCCGGTGTGCGCAGCAGTGTCGAGAACTTGATATTGTACTCGTAATAGCCGTCGCGTACGGTCATGCTACCCGGTTCGATATTATTGGATGTCAGTGCCGCCTCCAGGTCGTCGAGCGTGATTTCCGACATTTTCAGCAGTTTCATGTCCGGAACGATCTGCAACTGCCGTTTCAGTACCCCCGTCACATCTACCATCGCCACTTCGGGCAGTTGTTCGATCCGACGTTTGATCACTGTTTCGGCAAATTGGCAAAGGTCGAGGAAAGCGTCGTTTTTTAGTTGAGAGTTGAAAGTTGAAAGTTGAGAGTTGTTTTGTGTAGCCGTTTCACTTTCACCTTTCACCTTTCCACTTTCACCTTTTAAAGTCAAGTTCAGGCAGAACACCGGAATGTCGGTTGCACTGGCTTTGATTACCCGCGGACGTTCTACTTCACGCGGCAGATAGTTCATGGCTGCGTCTATCTTCTCGTTGACCTCGATGAAAGCCAGGTCCGTATTCGTCCCGAAATCGAAGTTGAGGCGTATGATGGCAGCTCCGTCGCGTGTCTCGCTATGGATATCACGCAGGCTGGCAACTTGCATCAATTGTTGGCGGATGGTTTTTACTACTGTGTTTTCCAGTTCGCGTGCCGAAGTATTCTGGCCGGACACCTGTACGGTGATCTCCGGAATTGCAATATCCGGCAACAACGACACCGGAATGGTGAAGTAGGTAACCAGTCCCACGATAAAGCAAGCCGTAAAAGCCATCAATACCGCGATAGGGCGTTGTAGTAGAAACTTTATCATGTATTAGAACTATGATTTATGATTTATAAATTATGATTTATGAATTGTCCATTGTCAATTTTCAATTACCTTGACCGGTGCCTCGTGAGCCAGATTGATGTTGCCGCTTGTGATCACGGTATCCCCTTCTTTCAGGCCGTCGACGATCGTGTAGCTGTCTGCGTTTTCCAACCCTGTATGTACATAGTTCCAGTATGCTTTGTCTTCCGTTAATGTGAATACAACCTGTTTGCCGGAACGGAGTACGACAGCGCTTTTGGGAACGACCAACTGTTTACCCAGCGAACGATGGATACTTACTCGTACATTCATCCCTTCGAACAACTGACCTTTATCGTTTACGGCAGCTTTCACCTGTACCATCCCGTCTTTGTCTACCAGCGGGTTTATTTCGGATATACGGCCGTCAGCCGTGACATCGAACAAGGCAAAAGGAGCTACCTCTACACGATCGCCTGTTTTGATAAGCGGCAGTTCGCTTTCCAAAACTGTGAAAGCGGCTTCCAATGTGCGGGTATCGATAATGGAACAGAAAACATCGGAGGTAGAAGCCGTGTTGAACTGTTTGGCGAACAGGTTAGCGACGACACCCTCGAAAGGGGCGGTCAGGACTGCGTTTCGTTGTTCGTATTCGGCAAGCTGCCAAGAGATCAGTGCCTGGTCATACCCGCTTTTTACCTTGACTAACTGCATGGTTGCGGGCGGTACTTTTGTAGAATCTTCCAGTTTGTAACCCTGTCCGATCAGTACGTCTTGCAGTTCCAGTTTGGCGCGTTCGAGTGCATCTTTGGCTTGCGCTGTCTTGTTGGCAAGGCGGAAGGTAGAGAGTTCTGCGAGCTTTTGCCCTTTCGTCACGCGATCGCCGTTCTTCACATATATCTTGGCGATCGGTTCTGCCGATTCGAATTTTAGGTCGACAAAGTTTCGGGCTGACAGTTTGCCGTTACTGATCAGTTCGTGGTTGAAATCAGTAGTATTCAACTTCATCACCGTCACCTCGTTTGTCTCGTCCGGCAGAACGGTTTCTACGCTTTCTTCGGAATCTTTCTCTTTCTTTTCACCGGAGCAAGACATCATCCCAGTCAGAATCAGTATGGCAAACAATTTGTAGTATTTCATATTTTATTGTTTTTATCAAAGTTGTTTCGCAAATATACAAACATATTTTAGTTACGAGCCTTTCGTAATTACTTTTTTTCTAATATCTTTTTTATTTCCGTTCTCATTTCTCTGACAGCGGTGCTTTCGACCTTCGGTTCTTTGGTCAGTACGGCACCGGCGGCAGCCCGGAATTTATCCTCCTGATAGAACTCTGGCTCTGCATATAGTTTGGCTAACAGATAGTAAGGATACAACCGTTCCGGAAGTATTTCGATGGCCTGAAGCAGTTCCCTTTCCGCTTCCCGGTAGTCACCGAGTGCCTGCCGGTTTTTGGCGATCATATACCGGATCATCGGATCTCCGCTCAGCCGCTTCGCCCGTTCCAAAACCTGTATCGCTTCCGTGTATTGCTCCGTTTTACTGAGGCATTGCGCCTCTTCGAACAAAAATTCCGGTTTATGCTTCAACTTGTCATGCAAGCTGTGGTAATCTTCCGCAACCGATTCATACGCCTTATTGTTATAAAGCATCTGCATCCGTCCCCACCTCCGATAAGCCTCATAGTTCCCTTTCTGCCCGACAAACAGACCTACAGCCGTCAATGCCAGCAAACCGGTCAACAACTTCTCTGCGAAAATCCGTGCCCTCTGCGTCCCCTCTTCCGTTACGCATACCGCCCCCAAAAACATCAGCGCCACCCAAAACGACGGCAACTGCAACGGATAGGACGACATTGCAAACACTACCAGTGCCAACACACCTCCGACCGCTCCATGCTGCCTGTTCCGGATTCCATAGTACATCATGCTCCCCAGCCACGACACGAATACGATCCATCCCCCGATCCCTTGTTCCAGCCCGATCTGCAAATATTCATTGAATGCATATTCGGGGCATCCGGCTACCCGTTTCTCTTTATCGGTCGCCTCCTCCGTCCCGAAATATTGCCCCTGCATTTCAGCATACGCCTCCGGAAACCCTCCCAGACCTGTTCCCGTAACCGGATGTCCGGCT
Proteins encoded in this region:
- a CDS encoding efflux RND transporter periplasmic adaptor subunit, producing MKYYKLFAILILTGMMSCSGEKKEKDSEESVETVLPDETNEVTVMKLNTTDFNHELISNGKLSARNFVDLKFESAEPIAKIYVKNGDRVTKGQKLAELSTFRLANKTAQAKDALERAKLELQDVLIGQGYKLEDSTKVPPATMQLVKVKSGYDQALISWQLAEYEQRNAVLTAPFEGVVANLFAKQFNTASTSDVFCSIIDTRTLEAAFTVLESELPLIKTGDRVEVAPFALFDVTADGRISEINPLVDKDGMVQVKAAVNDKGQLFEGMNVRVSIHRSLGKQLVVPKSAVVLRSGKQVVFTLTEDKAYWNYVHTGLENADSYTIVDGLKEGDTVITSGNINLAHEAPVKVIEN
- a CDS encoding efflux RND transporter permease subunit, translating into MIKFLLQRPIAVLMAFTACFIVGLVTYFTIPVSLLPDIAIPEITVQVSGQNTSARELENTVVKTIRQQLMQVASLRDIHSETRDGAAIIRLNFDFGTNTDLAFIEVNEKIDAAMNYLPREVERPRVIKASATDIPVFCLNLTLKGESGKVKGESETATQNNSQLSTFNSQLKNDAFLDLCQFAETVIKRRIEQLPEVAMVDVTGVLKRQLQIVPDMKLLKMSEITLDDLEAALTSNNIEPGSMTVRDGYYEYNIKFSTLLRTPEDVENIYIRKNNHIFQLKDLARISVVPEKETGASLSNGKRAVTLAVIKQADENMDNMKEALAEVTDYFASVYPDIDFSISRNQTELLDYTISNLKQNLSLGFLFICIVAILFLGDIKSPAVIGLSMVVSLVISFLFFYLCKMSLNIISISGLILALGMMIDSSIIVTENITQYRARGDSLEEACNKGTTEVITPMLSSTFTTIAVFVPLVFMSGIAGAIFFDQAFAVTVGLMVSYFTGIMLLPVLYKLVYSIPDIKHKGFNMRINNLVKEHTLDRFYDAGVDFIFRHKKATLIFTAVTIPLCAVLFYEIPKSRMPEIDQNELIAHVEWNENIHIDENQFRVSQLFASIDNQVKEHTAYVGQQQFLLNRDREMSVSESELYFKTEKPDGIAPLQKSVEEWIRAHYPMAVISFSPPETVFEKLFVTGEADIVAELYTRNKSEAPEASVLHKIEQQIETKTGHTPVGITFDNQLNITIDRQKLLLYNVDYNEVYRLLKTAFKENEVATLRSYQQYLPIALAGEEQTVNEVLQKTLVNTVPDAEGNVRYIPLQSLVRVTPGEDLKTITAGKNGEYIPFSFYDIDNAGQLMEDVKKEVDTDWDIDFSGSFFSNRQMLNELVVILFISILLMYFILAAQFESFLQPLIVLLEIPIDVAASLLVLWICGHTMNLMSAIGIVVTCGIIINDSILKLDAINELRKEGVPLMEAIHEAGRRRLRPIIMTSLTTIFGMVPLLFTFDMGSELQKPLSIAMISAMLIGTAVSLFVIPLIYWFIYRKHDIKKLKVEN
- a CDS encoding TolC family protein, whose translation is MLLCVLPGKAQLTLTLERTITLAADSSLDAFRYKNMYLAGYWEYRTYKAGRLPSLTLNLTPAQYRRYFTQRYDSEADIDEYRKQQSFYAGGQLEIEQNFDLLGGTFYLDTDLDYMRYFGDRTYNQFSSVPIRLGYQQDLLGYNAFKWERKIEPLKYEKVKKELLYNVEQMSEQATTYFFALAMAQVEYDLAKENVATTDTLYRTGQERHKIASISQADLLTLKLDAVNARNTLKNAEIALKRAMFSLASYLNFDKNTEIRLRLPSRPRDMEISVDKALELARANNPTFLELRQQILEAQQQVDKTKKEAMFNAQINASIGFNQVSKNIQDAYKNLQQQEIVSLSVSIPLVDWGVRKGKHNVAKNNLLVTETSAKQKELTVEEDVIMTVGDFNIQQALIGSAEEAVDLAETAYSETKQRFMIGKADINSLTLSLNRQQEAQRNYISALQNYWLSYYKIRKLTLHDFETGISLSNEFEYKYGL